A stretch of the Bacillus sp. FJAT-18017 genome encodes the following:
- a CDS encoding ArsR/SmtB family transcription factor — protein MDLQIPLQDVSKEQVFETYEQKFKAIADKKRLQIMNILTEKGEMCVCDLAPLMEMAQSKLSYHLKILLDAGLITKRTEGTWSYYNLNQTEINHLLSEELCCLFRPSS, from the coding sequence GTGGACCTACAAATTCCATTACAGGACGTATCAAAGGAACAGGTTTTTGAAACATACGAGCAAAAGTTCAAAGCAATTGCAGATAAAAAACGGCTGCAAATCATGAACATCCTTACAGAAAAAGGCGAAATGTGTGTCTGCGACCTCGCTCCACTTATGGAGATGGCCCAGTCCAAATTATCCTACCACCTGAAGATACTACTTGATGCTGGCCTTATTACAAAGAGAACAGAAGGCACATGGAGTTACTACAATCTAAACCAAACAGAAATCAACCACCTTCTATCCGAAGAACTTTGCTGCCTCTTCCGCCCTTCAAGCTAA